TTCTATTTGTTTGACCTTTTTGTGAAACGTTCCCTTTTAAATTAGAAGTTTTTCTTCCTAAGCTTACACTAGTCCCTTTTGAACTTGAAGTTTTTCCTCCTAAGCTTACACTAGCCCCTTTTGAACTTGAAGTTTTTCCTCCTAAGCTTACACTAGCCCCTTTTGAACTTGAAGTTTTTCCTCCTAAGCTTACACTAGCCCCTTTTGAACTTGAAGTTTTTCCTCCTAAGCTTACACTAGCCCCTTTTGAACTTGAAGCTTTTCCTCCTAAGCTTGCACTAGTCCCTTTTGAACTTGAACTTCTGCTTCCTTTTGAACTTGAACTTCTACTTCCTGAGTGCGCACTACTTCCTTTTGAACTTGAACTTCTACTTCCTGAGTGTGCACTACTTCCTTTTGAACTCGAACTTCTACTTCCTGAGTGCGCACTACTTCCTTTTGAACTTGAGCTTCTGCCTCCTGAATGCGAACTACCACCCTTCGAACTTGAACCTCGTCCTCCTGAACTTGCACTACTTCCTTTTGAGCTCGAACTACTTTTTGCAAAAGCTTCATGTTTTACATCTGTTATTGCAGCTGCTCCACAAAGAATAGTAGTTAATGCGAATATTGTTAACCCTTTTTTCATACTGTTATCTCCTTTTTAATATGTAGATTTAAGAAAACTATTTTTTAAATAGTTCACTTTAAAAGATACTATATCATAATAATATTTTCTTTTCAATAAAAAATATATCTCAATAAATTTAATTTTAAAAGATATTAATATCTTTTAAATAGCGATTGTCTCTAAATAATTGTATATTTTTCAAAAATATGGCAATTAAATTTTTCTATATTTAAGACAATAAATAATTAATCATTTAAATCTACATAACTTTGTTACCTTACTAAAAAATAATATTTATATATTCTGTACATTATATATCTTTTTTTATTTTTATCATTATTAATAAATTTCTTATTAAAAATATAAAAAAACTTAATGTATAATATCATTAAGCTTCTTTAAAATCAGAATAAGTATATATCCCTTTTTCTTTATATTCTATCGCAAATCTAACTATTTCTTTCCCTAATATCCCTACTTCAATAGGACTATATTTTTTAAATTTCCTACGTAGTATAGGCTTAAGTACTGGAGATAATTTAATGAAAAAATCTTCCATCACCCTCTTATCAGCTCTCTTAGCAATTAATAATGACGGTCTATATATTCTCAAAGTTCCTAAATTCATTTTTTGTAATTGTTCTTCCAATTCTCCTTTTAAAGAAGAGTAGAAGCTTTTAAATCTGCTATTTGCTCCAACTGCCGATACAACATTAAAACTCCTAACTCTTCCTTCACAAATTTTCGCGAAGTTAATTGTGTAATCCAAATCTATTTTGCGTTGATTTTCCTTAGTTTTGGCTATTTTTATCGTTGTTCCAAGACTTGCAAATACATCTGCATCTTTTAGAATGCTTGTATCAAAATTTAAATTTTCAAAATCAACTATTATTTTAGTTAATCTTTCTTCATCAGCTAACTTGTCTATTGACTGCCTTCCAAGAATATATACTTTACTATAAAAGTCATCTGCTAAGATTTTTTTTAATATTTCTTTACCTACAGCACCTGTAGCTCCAATGATTACCGCCGTTTTCTCCATTTTATCGCACCTCTAGAAGAATAATGATATTAAAGCTAAAATAGGTAATCCACCTTGCTTTAATATTATTTTTTTATCACTTGTTAAACCACCATATATAGCAACTAGTATAATATAAACCAATAGCAATCCTACTATTTCTTTAGGATTTTTTGATATAAATGTACCATATAATAATGCTACACCTAATAAGCCATTATAAATACCTTGGTTTTTGAATAATATGTTTAAATTCGGTCTTTTCAATTCTTCTTTTGATATATTAAATACTCTACTTGTACTGTCTGAATCTGTTGCAAAAGTTTCTAAGTACATTATATAGAAAAATAGCACTGCTACTAACACTGTTAAAATGGTTGATATTATATTCATTTTATACCTCTTTCTTAAATTAAGCTTTTATTAAATTTATCTAATAATTTAGTCAGTTTTTTTAGATCATCATCTGTAAAATCCTCACTGATAATATTTCTGATATCAGTATCTTTAGTACAACTATCAATTTTGTTTTTTGAAGCTTCAGTTATTTCTACATAAATTTCTCTATTGTTTTCTTTATTACGACGCTTATTAATATATCCTGCTTCTTCTAATTTTTTCAAATGTCTAGTTATAGCAGCTGCGTCTATTTCTAAAATCTTAGATAGCTGTTTAGGTGTTGCTACATCAACTTCATATAAGTATTTTATAATTTGAAATCTTGTTAGGCTTATCCCTATTTTTTTCTCAAATATATGAGCAATCTTTCTCTTTAACACTTTCAAATCATGCAATAGATTTACATATTTTCTTACATCCATCCACATAACCTCCTCTTTTATTGACTAGTCAATTATAGATTGCCATTATTATATCTTTTTATCATTGACTTATCAACTATTAACTCTGTAAGGTATTTTCTGACATGTACTGTAAGGTATTTTCTAAAAGAGAAAAACTTTATAAAAATACATTTACAAAGGTTTATTGGTTATATATAATATTTTTATAAGTTAACTATTTTTCAAAAGTAAACTATTTATTAAAAGTTTGACGTCAAAGTTTTTAATAAGTAAGCTTAATATGAATTAAGTTTATCTAAAGTTTAAAATAATACATTATTGAAGTAAAGGAGGAATTTTTATGTTCTCATTTTTAAGAGCTTCAGCACCAAAACCGAGAATTGATAGTTCTCGTACTGATGCTGAATATAAAAAACTTCGATGGCAAGTATTCTCAGGAGTCTTCATTGGATACGCAGCATACTATCTAATTAGAAAAAACTTCTCACTTGCTATCCCTTATTTAATTGATCAATATGGTTACTCTAAAGCTGATTTAGGGAAAGTTTCTCTTGCCCTTTCTTTAGCTTATGGTTTCAGTAAATTCATCATGGGTAACGTTTCAGATAGAAGTAATCCTAAGTACTTTATTACTATTGGTTTAGTTGCCTCTGCTGCTGTCAGCTTAATTTTCGGTCTTGTTCCTGCAGTACTTTCTTCATTAACATTAATGATTTTCTTATCAGCACTTAACGGATGGTTCCAAGGTATGGGATACCCACCTGGTGCTAAAACAATGACTAACTGGTTCTCTGCTTCTGAGCGTGGGGCCTGGTGGAGTTGGTGGAATGTTTCTCACAACCTTGGTGGTGGATTAATCGGTCCTCTTGCACTTTTAGGACTTTCAGTTTTTGGTGCTTGGCAATCATTATTCTACTTACCAGCGACTATTGCTATTATCTTAGCAATTATTATGTTTTATCTAATGAAAGATACTCCAGAGTCTGAAGGTTTACCTCCTGTAGACGAATGGAAAGGTGAAAAAATTGTAGAAAAAGTTGAGTCTGCTCACACATTATCAGCAAAAGATATTTTCTTTAAATACATTATTAACAACAAATTCCTATGGGCTATCGCAGTCGCTAACGTATTCGTATACTTTGTACGTTACGGAATTATCGACTGGGCACCTACTTACTTAAAAGAAGTAAAACACTTCTCTGTTGACAAACAAAGTTGGGCTTACTTCTTATATGAATATGCTGGTATCTTCGGTATGCTAACTAGTGGATACTTAAGTGATAAAGTGTTTAAAGGACACCGTGCTCCTCCTATGTTATTATTCTTAACTGGAGTTCTTGTAGCTGTTTTCATTTACTGGAAAAACCCTCCAGGAAACCCATTAGTAGATAATATCTGTCTTGTAGCTATCGGATTCTTAATCTATGGACCTGTTATGATGATTGGTCTTCAAGCAGCAGACTTAGTTCCACGTGTTGCTACAGGTACTGCAACTGGGCTTACTGGTTTATTCGGTTACCTACTTGGATCAGCAAGCGCTGGTTACGTTATGGGTAAACTTGTTGATGTCTTTGGATGGAATGGTGGTTTCTACGCATTAATTGTTTCTTGCGTATTAGCATTTGTATTCATCTCATTAACACTATTCAAAAAAACATCTAAACAGTTAGAAAATTAATAAATAAATATCTCTATCAGACAAGATTTTTAATCCTCCTTATTCTGATAGAGATATTTTTCTTTTGGTTATAATATAAGGTTATTTTTTAAATATTCCACTAATTCACTTCTTTTTTTAGTATTTGTTTTTTCCATAAGGCGTTTTTTGTATGTATCCACAGTTTTAACACTTAGAAACAATTTCTCTCCAATATCTGTCAGAGTATACCCTTCAACTATATATCTCCCTACCTCTTTTTCTCGTTCACTAAGTTCTATTTCTTTATCTTCTTTAAATAGTTCATAGAAGATTGTAGCATACTTATCATTTAAGTATATTTCATCTTTTACTATAACTTTATCAATTGCTTGCAAGATTTCTTCATGAGCAGTGCTTTTTGTTACGTAACCCGAGGCTCCCAGTCTCAAAGCTTTTTTTATATATGATTTATCTTCATGCATACTTAATATAATTACTTTAGCATCGAGTTTTTTCTCTTTTATAATTTCTAATATATCGTATCCACTCCCGTCAGGCAATGAAATATCACAAATAAATAAATTATATATATTATCTTTAATTTTTTCCAAAAATTCAGTTTTACTTGCACAATCATCAATGACACTGATTTTTTCATCATCTTCTAAAAGTACTTTTATGCCAATTTTTATTAGTTTATGGTCATCAATCAATAATATCTTCATCAGCTTTCTCCTCTATCACTTCAGTCTTAAATTTACAAGTTAGTATTGTAGAATATTTTTTATTATGTAAAACCTTAAACTCCCCTGAAAAATCTAAAATCCTTTCTTGTATTCCATAAATTCCTAATCGTCCTTCTTTTTTAGCCTTCTCTACACGTTCTTTAGTTAATCCAATACCATTATCGGCAATACTCAAGATAATGTAATCTGCATTCCCATAAAGTTTAATCTGTACTTCTGTTGCTCCTGAATGGCGTTTTATATTAGATAACGATTCTTGAATTATACGATAGAGGGTTATATCAAAATTATTATTCTTTCCACCTCTATAGTTTGTATAAAAATCCACTTCGATATTATAAAATTTTTTATAATCTTCTATGTATTTTATAAGCACTTCTTCTAAACTCAATTCTGAACTTGGTGGTCTTAAATTTACTGCAATATTTCTTATGTTTGTTAAACTATTTTCTATCTCTGTTTGTATTAATAGTAATCTATCTTTTTTTCTTTCATCACTTTCTTTTTCTACAAGATTACTCAATAAAAACAACAAGCTTGCTAAAGACTGACTTACCTCGTCATGTAATTCCCTAGAAAGCATTTTTCTTTCTTCTTCTTGAATTCTGAATATTTTGTTTAATAAATAGTTATTTAATTTCTTGTTTTTTCTATTTGACTCAACCATTTTATTAATAGAGCTAACAAGAACATGGAAATCACGGCTATAATTATCTTTTTCTATTTTTTTTCTATAGTCTCCTTCTCTTATAATTTCATCTGTAACTAGAGTTAAATCTTGAACAGGGCGTTCAATCATTTTTGAAATATAGTAAGCAATTATTAACAACATAAGAAATACTATCATATTTAAAAATAATATTCTTAAAAACTGCGTGTATGTTTTAACATAAATATCTTTTGTGTAAAATCCTATCCTTATATATCCGATATTTACATCATCTATAGGAGAAATATATTCTAATAATTCTCCTCTTGAGCTCCCATATCTTTTAAAATTATTTAATTGTTCGGTATTAAATGTTAAAAGTTTCTCTGGAACACCTTTTAA
This is a stretch of genomic DNA from Gemella haemolysans. It encodes these proteins:
- a CDS encoding NAD(P)H-binding protein — protein: MEKTAVIIGATGAVGKEILKKILADDFYSKVYILGRQSIDKLADEERLTKIIVDFENLNFDTSILKDADVFASLGTTIKIAKTKENQRKIDLDYTINFAKICEGRVRSFNVVSAVGANSRFKSFYSSLKGELEEQLQKMNLGTLRIYRPSLLIAKRADKRVMEDFFIKLSPVLKPILRRKFKKYSPIEVGILGKEIVRFAIEYKEKGIYTYSDFKEA
- a CDS encoding DUF1304 domain-containing protein codes for the protein MNIISTILTVLVAVLFFYIMYLETFATDSDSTSRVFNISKEELKRPNLNILFKNQGIYNGLLGVALLYGTFISKNPKEIVGLLLVYIILVAIYGGLTSDKKIILKQGGLPILALISLFF
- a CDS encoding MarR family winged helix-turn-helix transcriptional regulator, producing the protein MDVRKYVNLLHDLKVLKRKIAHIFEKKIGISLTRFQIIKYLYEVDVATPKQLSKILEIDAAAITRHLKKLEEAGYINKRRNKENNREIYVEITEASKNKIDSCTKDTDIRNIISEDFTDDDLKKLTKLLDKFNKSLI
- the pgtP gene encoding phosphoglycerate transporter protein PgtP; amino-acid sequence: MFSFLRASAPKPRIDSSRTDAEYKKLRWQVFSGVFIGYAAYYLIRKNFSLAIPYLIDQYGYSKADLGKVSLALSLAYGFSKFIMGNVSDRSNPKYFITIGLVASAAVSLIFGLVPAVLSSLTLMIFLSALNGWFQGMGYPPGAKTMTNWFSASERGAWWSWWNVSHNLGGGLIGPLALLGLSVFGAWQSLFYLPATIAIILAIIMFYLMKDTPESEGLPPVDEWKGEKIVEKVESAHTLSAKDIFFKYIINNKFLWAIAVANVFVYFVRYGIIDWAPTYLKEVKHFSVDKQSWAYFLYEYAGIFGMLTSGYLSDKVFKGHRAPPMLLFLTGVLVAVFIYWKNPPGNPLVDNICLVAIGFLIYGPVMMIGLQAADLVPRVATGTATGLTGLFGYLLGSASAGYVMGKLVDVFGWNGGFYALIVSCVLAFVFISLTLFKKTSKQLEN
- a CDS encoding response regulator transcription factor; protein product: MKILLIDDHKLIKIGIKVLLEDDEKISVIDDCASKTEFLEKIKDNIYNLFICDISLPDGSGYDILEIIKEKKLDAKVIILSMHEDKSYIKKALRLGASGYVTKSTAHEEILQAIDKVIVKDEIYLNDKYATIFYELFKEDKEIELSEREKEVGRYIVEGYTLTDIGEKLFLSVKTVDTYKKRLMEKTNTKKRSELVEYLKNNLIL
- a CDS encoding sensor histidine kinase; this translates as MDKLKIKNKIIIFFVVIYTVYLSVVLVYTYANNKNILEGALKDRITQTYYQLSGNISENIKTENTYEIYQKIHSASVNKEVAYIVIYDNEKNILGKTLKGVPEKLLTFNTEQLNNFKRYGSSRGELLEYISPIDDVNIGYIRIGFYTKDIYVKTYTQFLRILFLNMIVFLMLLIIAYYISKMIERPVQDLTLVTDEIIREGDYRKKIEKDNYSRDFHVLVSSINKMVESNRKNKKLNNYLLNKIFRIQEEERKMLSRELHDEVSQSLASLLFLLSNLVEKESDERKKDRLLLIQTEIENSLTNIRNIAVNLRPPSSELSLEEVLIKYIEDYKKFYNIEVDFYTNYRGGKNNNFDITLYRIIQESLSNIKRHSGATEVQIKLYGNADYIILSIADNGIGLTKERVEKAKKEGRLGIYGIQERILDFSGEFKVLHNKKYSTILTCKFKTEVIEEKADEDIID